A single Ciona intestinalis chromosome 12, KH, whole genome shotgun sequence DNA region contains:
- the LOC100175037 gene encoding ribonuclease H1-like isoform X2, translating to MLRCCIRTAIMKSFYAVHIGKSPGVYDTWPECLAQVSKFKGAKYKKFSNKDEASYFAHTGTELSKDKSDILDIFKDELADNSAKESKPNNIPQSSIVSRKRKVKPDSNSRFGKVQKTNDQPTNDSSDGSCPVVYTDGACSKNGRKGSRAGYGVWWGDDHKLNFSARLPGIPTNQRAEIAAVNKAIKQAIDVGHKQLLIRTDSKFVIDCITKWVQGWIRKGWVKADGKPVIHKVEFQEMLKNMKKINVKFEHVFGHRGNYGNEMADKLAVQGATMPYLLNIG from the exons ATGCTACGCTGCTGTATAAGAACTGCAATCATGAAATCGTTTTATGCTGTACACATCGGGAAATCGCCAGGTGTTTACGATACGTGGCCTGAATGCCTGGCGCAAGTTTCTAAGTTTAAAGgcgcaaaatataaaaagttttccaACAAAGACGAAGCGTCTTACTTCGCGCATACAGGAACCGAACTAAGCAAAGATAAATCCGATATTTTGGACATTTTTAAAGATGAATTGGCCGACAATTCTGCAAAAGAATCAAAGCCAAATAATATTCCACAAAGCTCAATTGTATCGCGCAAACGAAAAGTAAAACCCGATTCAAATTCTCGTTTTGGAAAAGTTCAAAAAACGAACGATCAGCCAACTAATG ATTCATCCGATGGTAGTTGCCCTGTTGTTTACACTGATGGTGCTTGCTCTAAAAATGGAAGGAAAGGAAGCAGAGCTGG ATATGGTGTGTGGTGGGGTGATGACCATAAACTGAACTTTTCAGCCAGACTCCCTGGTATCCCTACGAACCAAAGAGCTGAAATAGCAGCCGTGAACAAAGCTATAAAACAAGCCATTGATGTTGGTCATAAACAACTATTG ATTCGAACAGATTCCAAATTTGTGATCGATTGTATAACGAAGTGGGTGCAAGGTTGGATTAGGAAAGGTTGGGTTAAGGCTGACGGGAAACCTGTAATTCATAAGGTTGAGTTTcaagaaatgttaaaaaacatgaaaaaaataaacgttaaATTTGAGCACGTTTTTGGCCATCGTGGTAACTATGGAAACGAAATGGCGGATAAGTTGGCCGTGCAGGGAGCGACAATGCCGTACTTACTGAACATTGGGTAA
- the LOC100175037 gene encoding ribonuclease H1-like isoform X1, with translation MLRCCIRTAIMKSFYAVHIGKSPGVYDTWPECLAQVSKFKGAKYKKFSNKDEASYFAHTGTELSKDKSDILDIFKDELADNSAKESKPNNIPQSSIVSRKRKVKPDSNSRFGKVQKTNDQPTNADSSDGSCPVVYTDGACSKNGRKGSRAGYGVWWGDDHKLNFSARLPGIPTNQRAEIAAVNKAIKQAIDVGHKQLLIRTDSKFVIDCITKWVQGWIRKGWVKADGKPVIHKVEFQEMLKNMKKINVKFEHVFGHRGNYGNEMADKLAVQGATMPYLLNIG, from the exons ATGCTACGCTGCTGTATAAGAACTGCAATCATGAAATCGTTTTATGCTGTACACATCGGGAAATCGCCAGGTGTTTACGATACGTGGCCTGAATGCCTGGCGCAAGTTTCTAAGTTTAAAGgcgcaaaatataaaaagttttccaACAAAGACGAAGCGTCTTACTTCGCGCATACAGGAACCGAACTAAGCAAAGATAAATCCGATATTTTGGACATTTTTAAAGATGAATTGGCCGACAATTCTGCAAAAGAATCAAAGCCAAATAATATTCCACAAAGCTCAATTGTATCGCGCAAACGAAAAGTAAAACCCGATTCAAATTCTCGTTTTGGAAAAGTTCAAAAAACGAACGATCAGCCAACTAATG CAGATTCATCCGATGGTAGTTGCCCTGTTGTTTACACTGATGGTGCTTGCTCTAAAAATGGAAGGAAAGGAAGCAGAGCTGG ATATGGTGTGTGGTGGGGTGATGACCATAAACTGAACTTTTCAGCCAGACTCCCTGGTATCCCTACGAACCAAAGAGCTGAAATAGCAGCCGTGAACAAAGCTATAAAACAAGCCATTGATGTTGGTCATAAACAACTATTG ATTCGAACAGATTCCAAATTTGTGATCGATTGTATAACGAAGTGGGTGCAAGGTTGGATTAGGAAAGGTTGGGTTAAGGCTGACGGGAAACCTGTAATTCATAAGGTTGAGTTTcaagaaatgttaaaaaacatgaaaaaaataaacgttaaATTTGAGCACGTTTTTGGCCATCGTGGTAACTATGGAAACGAAATGGCGGATAAGTTGGCCGTGCAGGGAGCGACAATGCCGTACTTACTGAACATTGGGTAA
- the LOC100177373 gene encoding uncharacterized protein LOC100177373 → MLVRFLRKSKFLIHSVSFIPTTTTTTTTTTLLHLQRIKTRSFYSLSKTTTQCISWFDAQRVQSLRKASFWNTDDNDNDNVIINKQPTFPPNLHHRGYKDHRIMVDSARLLKVLRQAFQLSAQEAKNLFFSTSLRLNHERVIKRSTKVKTGDLVDIVLEVTEGEVKVKRIEIMDVEKTDDARFCIWVRKWRFLKLERKK, encoded by the exons ATGTTGGTTAGGTTTCttagaaaaagtaaatttttaattcattctgtttcatttatcccaacaacaacaacaacaacaacaacaacaacattactGCATCtgcaaagaataaaaacaagaagCTTTTATTCCTTATCCAAAACTACAACACAGTGTATCAGCTGGTTTGATGCACAGCGCGTACAAAGCTTGCGAAAG GCAAGCTTCTGGAACACAGATGACAATGACAATGATAATGTCATAATCAACAAACAACCCACCTTTCCCCCGAATCTTCATCACCGTGGTTACAAGGATCACCGCATCATGGTCGACTCAGCGCGTTTATTGAAAGTTTTACGACAAGCGTTCCAGCTGAGCGCACAGGAAGcgaaaaatttgtttttctcgACAAGTTTGAGGTTGAATCATGAAAGGGTGATAAAGAGGTCTACCAAG GTGAAAACAGGAGACTTGGTTGATATTGTGCTAGAAGTCACTGAAGGTGaagtaaaagttaaaagaatTGAAATCATGGACGTTGAGAAAACTGACGATGCCAGGTTTTGCATTTGGGTTCGAAAATGgaggtttttaaaacttgaaagAAAAAAGTGA
- the LOC100178100 gene encoding protein Hikeshi, whose product MFAVIIAGRLVQTDLNAIDETKFMFTLMDLDNVNHIVVFMTGQQAFPEGVGGAVYMNWPSKNGESGWQLIGHITNQKPSSIFKISGFQKGASNENIFSDMSSFPSPEQPHHAQLGISLEPLTQLAQQVPATSGSSVEEGHTFNDFANKMILSFYNFASSFSTSKQEIAEAVVTGVNARSTVTEQNFIPVSVLENWLKQFQNKLSRDVNFWKK is encoded by the exons ATGTTTGCTGTTATAATTGCCGGTCGTTTG GTTCAAACTGATTTAAACGCAATTGACGAAACAAAGTTCATGTTTACGTTGATGGATCTCGACAATGTTAATCATATTGTGGTGTTCATGACGGGACAACAAGCTTTTCCAGAAG gtgttggAGGAGCTGTGTACATGAACTGGCCATCAAAGAACGGGGAATCGGGGTGGCAACTTATTGGGCACATCACAAACCAGAAACCATCGTCCATATTCAAAATATCTGGATTCCAGAAAG gcgcttcaaatgaaaacatattttctgaCATGTCGTCGTTCCCTTCCCCTGAGCAACCACATCATGCACAG CTTGGAATCTCCCTTGAGCCTCTCACCCAGCTAGCCCAACAAGTCCCAGCCACCTCTGGATCCTCTGTTGAAGAAGGTCACACCTTTAATGACTTTGCCAACAAAATGATTCTcagtttttacaactttgcTTCTTCATTCTCGACCTCAAAACAAGAGATTGCAGAAGCTGTGGTCACGGGAGTGAATGCTAGAAGCACCGTAACGGAACAGAACTTTATCCCGGTATCAGTGCTTGAAAACTGGTTGAAACAATTTCAGAACAAACTTTCAAGAGATGTTAACTTTTGGAAAAAGTGA
- the LOC100180468 gene encoding c-Myc-binding protein, with amino-acid sequence MTSYRAADSKREEFRKYLEKAGVIDALTKVLVNLYEEPEKPNNALEFLNHHLSGDGPETPDVEALKVDVIELKAKVSQLTDENIELKTRLEKYEPSVAQDDTAE; translated from the exons ATGACTTCATATAGA gcCGCTGATTCAAAACGTGAGGAGTTCcgaaaatatttggaaaaagCCGGCGTGATTGATGCATTGACTAAAG TGTTGGTGAATCTGTATGAAGAACCAGAAAAACCAAATAATGCTTTGGA GTTCTTAAACCACCATCTGAGTGGAGACGGACCTGAAACACCGGATGTTGAAGCTTTGAAGGTAGATGTGATTGAACTGAAGGCAAAGGTGTCGCAACTTACAGATGAAAATATTGAACTGAAGACCAGG ctTGAGAAATACGAGCCTTCAGTTGCACAGGATGACACAGCGGAGTAA